The Meiothermus sp. CFH 77666 genome has a window encoding:
- the hisF gene encoding imidazole glycerol phosphate synthase subunit HisF, translating to MLAKRIIPCLDIHAGRVVKGINFVNLRDAGDPVESAKAYNLAGADELVFLDITATHEERGILLEIATQVAEQVFIPFTVGGGIRSLEDARALLLAGADKVSVNSAAVRRPELIQELSDHFGNQAVVLAIDARRKGNTWEVYVAGGRTPTGLDALEWAEKGARLGAGEILLTSMDADGTKAGFDLELCRAVSQVVGIPVIASGGAGRKEHFAEVLQDGIADAALAASVFHFGEIPIPELKAYLAQEGIPMRIEPPLADEPT from the coding sequence GTGTTAGCCAAGCGCATCATCCCTTGCCTGGATATCCACGCCGGACGGGTGGTCAAGGGCATCAATTTTGTGAATCTGCGCGATGCCGGCGACCCAGTCGAGTCGGCCAAGGCCTACAACCTGGCCGGCGCCGATGAGCTGGTGTTCCTGGACATTACCGCCACCCACGAAGAACGGGGCATCCTGCTCGAGATTGCCACCCAGGTAGCCGAGCAGGTCTTCATTCCCTTTACGGTAGGTGGGGGTATCCGCAGCCTCGAGGATGCCAGGGCCCTGTTGCTGGCCGGGGCCGACAAGGTCTCGGTGAACTCGGCGGCGGTCCGGCGGCCCGAGCTGATTCAGGAGCTTTCCGACCACTTTGGCAACCAGGCGGTGGTGCTGGCCATAGACGCACGGCGAAAAGGGAACACCTGGGAGGTGTACGTGGCCGGAGGCCGCACCCCAACCGGCCTGGATGCGCTGGAGTGGGCCGAGAAGGGCGCTCGCCTGGGGGCCGGGGAAATCCTGCTGACCAGCATGGACGCCGACGGCACCAAAGCAGGTTTTGACCTCGAGCTCTGCCGCGCCGTTTCTCAGGTGGTAGGAATCCCCGTCATTGCCTCGGGGGGTGCGGGACGCAAAGAACACTTCGCTGAAGTTCTGCAAGACGGCATCGCCGACGCAGCCCTGGCCGCCAGCGTATTTCACTTTGGCGAGATTCCCATCCCGGAACTCAAAGCCTACCTGGCCCAGGAGGGCATACCCATGCGGATTGAGCCACCTCTGGCCGATGAGCCGACATAA
- the hisIE gene encoding bifunctional phosphoribosyl-AMP cyclohydrolase/phosphoribosyl-ATP diphosphatase HisIE: MPSPRQRKEKVPMNLRDVKFDANGLVPVVVQDARTGQVLTLAYANREALEQTLQTRRSTFWSRSRGELWVKGLTSGHTQEVIEVVLDCDQDAVLYRVIPHGPACHTGAESCFHHPLTPSADPNLGEVLERVYRTIQHRIETLPEGSYVAKMHQAGLDRVLKKIGEEAGEVIIASKNTDRKELEWEASDLLFHLLFVLAERGITPADLARTLWSRHKP; this comes from the coding sequence ATCCCATCACCCCGCCAACGAAAGGAAAAGGTACCCATGAACCTCCGGGATGTGAAGTTCGATGCCAACGGCCTGGTTCCGGTGGTTGTGCAAGACGCCCGCACCGGCCAGGTACTCACCCTGGCCTATGCCAACCGCGAAGCCCTGGAACAAACCCTCCAGACCCGCCGGAGTACCTTCTGGAGCCGCAGTCGGGGCGAGTTGTGGGTCAAGGGCCTCACCTCTGGGCACACCCAAGAGGTTATTGAAGTGGTTCTCGACTGCGACCAGGACGCGGTGTTGTACAGGGTCATCCCACATGGCCCGGCCTGTCACACCGGCGCTGAGAGTTGCTTCCACCACCCCCTAACCCCCTCCGCTGACCCTAACCTGGGCGAGGTGCTGGAGAGGGTCTACCGCACCATTCAGCACCGTATCGAAACACTTCCCGAGGGCTCTTACGTGGCCAAAATGCATCAGGCTGGCCTGGATCGGGTACTCAAGAAAATCGGGGAGGAAGCCGGCGAGGTAATTATTGCGTCCAAAAACACCGACCGCAAGGAGCTCGAGTGGGAAGCTTCGGATCTGCTCTTTCATTTGCTGTTTGTTCTGGCAGAGCGGGGCATTACCCCCGCCGACCTCGCCCGCACGCTCTGGAGCCGACACAAGCCGTAA
- a CDS encoding TRAP transporter permease, producing MSKDMPEAEALQLVEETELGGRKPTNWSRWLILGLAVGWSVFQVWATWVGSLDALFFRAAHLAFAFALVFLVYPFNRRSRRDRIPIFDWILGITATLSAAYVMWQYKEMIEVRGGLANQTDLIVGSITIVMLLLAGWRSLGPAMPIISLLFMLFALTGPQGLFQGQLPGALGQLHAGVQWRSLVSQLFMNASDSIWGTPIGVAARTVFVFVLFGAILERAGAGKWFTDLAFSVLGGVRGGPAKASIVSSALTGVVSGSSISNVVTSGTFTIPAMRRAGYTAEKAGAVEVAASSNGQLMPPVMGAAAFIMADFLGVPYSALVVMAIVPALLAYTTLFILVDLEAVKLGLKGLPKAELPRFWPTLRAGLHYVFPLGYLLYALLIIELSPERAALNTIFLMIGVALLQELYRAQRSGQGFMSGLRSFAQILIEGFANGARNMVGIAIATGLAGIIIAVVLITNIGFGLTDLLQTISGGNLLAALFLAQLISLVLGMGLPTTANYVVMASLVVPVVTKIAEQSGIDYGSLTFSGIEVPILKIVAHMFAFYFGIMADSTPPVALAAYAASAIARGDPFKTGVQGFIYELRTALLAYMVFFNPGLLMIGVESVLEGGRIIVTALLGLTAFSAATLGYLLGNANWLQRLLYLAAALMLMPNNPNTEIIGMGVLGVTLAWQWLARRAAA from the coding sequence ATGAGTAAAGATATGCCGGAAGCCGAAGCCCTGCAACTGGTGGAAGAGACCGAGCTGGGGGGGCGCAAACCCACCAACTGGTCGCGCTGGTTGATTCTGGGCTTGGCGGTGGGGTGGAGCGTTTTCCAGGTCTGGGCCACCTGGGTTGGCTCGCTGGATGCCCTGTTTTTCCGCGCTGCTCACCTAGCGTTTGCTTTTGCGCTGGTATTTCTGGTGTACCCCTTTAACCGCAGGAGCCGCCGGGATCGGATTCCCATCTTTGACTGGATTTTAGGCATTACCGCGACCCTCTCGGCAGCGTATGTGATGTGGCAGTACAAGGAGATGATTGAAGTTCGCGGAGGCCTGGCAAACCAAACTGATTTGATTGTTGGAAGCATTACAATTGTGATGCTGTTGCTGGCCGGGTGGCGCTCGCTAGGGCCAGCTATGCCCATTATTTCGCTCTTGTTCATGCTCTTTGCCCTGACCGGGCCTCAGGGTTTGTTTCAGGGGCAGTTGCCAGGTGCTTTGGGCCAGTTGCATGCGGGGGTGCAGTGGCGTTCGCTGGTGAGCCAGTTGTTCATGAATGCCTCGGATAGCATCTGGGGTACCCCCATCGGGGTTGCAGCGCGCACGGTATTCGTGTTCGTGCTCTTTGGGGCTATCCTCGAGCGGGCCGGGGCCGGGAAGTGGTTCACCGACCTAGCTTTTAGCGTGCTGGGCGGGGTGCGCGGAGGGCCTGCCAAGGCCTCGATTGTCTCCTCGGCGCTCACGGGAGTAGTGTCAGGTTCCTCGATTTCCAACGTGGTGACCAGCGGAACCTTTACCATCCCGGCCATGCGGCGGGCAGGCTACACCGCCGAGAAGGCGGGGGCGGTTGAGGTGGCAGCCAGTTCCAACGGGCAGCTCATGCCCCCGGTGATGGGCGCGGCGGCTTTCATCATGGCCGATTTCCTGGGGGTGCCTTACTCGGCGCTGGTGGTGATGGCAATTGTGCCTGCCCTGCTGGCTTACACCACGCTGTTTATTCTGGTGGATCTGGAAGCGGTCAAGCTGGGTCTGAAGGGTTTGCCCAAGGCCGAACTGCCCAGGTTCTGGCCCACGCTGCGGGCCGGCTTGCACTATGTGTTTCCCCTGGGCTATTTGCTCTATGCGCTGCTCATTATTGAACTCTCGCCCGAACGGGCTGCGCTCAACACCATTTTCTTGATGATTGGGGTGGCCCTGCTGCAAGAACTCTACCGCGCCCAGCGCTCCGGCCAGGGCTTCATGAGCGGGCTTCGTTCCTTTGCCCAGATCCTGATCGAAGGCTTTGCCAACGGGGCCCGCAACATGGTGGGCATTGCCATCGCCACCGGTCTGGCCGGCATCATTATTGCGGTGGTACTCATCACCAACATCGGGTTCGGCCTCACCGACCTGCTGCAAACCATCTCGGGGGGGAATCTGCTGGCGGCCTTGTTCCTGGCCCAGCTCATCAGCCTGGTGCTGGGCATGGGCCTGCCCACCACCGCCAACTACGTGGTGATGGCCAGCCTGGTGGTTCCGGTGGTCACCAAAATTGCCGAGCAAAGTGGCATAGACTATGGCTCCCTGACCTTCTCGGGCATTGAGGTACCTATCCTTAAAATCGTGGCCCATATGTTCGCCTTCTACTTTGGCATCATGGCCGACTCTACCCCGCCGGTGGCGCTGGCGGCCTATGCGGCCTCGGCGATTGCCAGGGGCGACCCCTTCAAGACAGGGGTTCAGGGCTTTATTTACGAGTTGCGAACGGCCCTGCTGGCCTACATGGTTTTCTTCAACCCTGGTCTGCTGATGATTGGGGTGGAGAGCGTGCTCGAGGGCGGTCGCATCATTGTAACGGCACTCCTGGGGCTCACGGCTTTTTCGGCAGCGACGCTTGGATATTTGTTGGGGAATGCCAACTGGTTGCAGCGCCTGCTGTATCTGGCCGCCGCGCTCATGCTGATGCCCAACAACCCCAACACCGAAATCATCGGTATGGGTGTGCTAGGGGTGACACTAGCCTGGCAGTGGTTGGCCCGCCGTGCGGCAGCCTGA
- a CDS encoding patatin-like phospholipase family protein, translating to MEGIVLALGGGGVRGSAHTAVLDVLTEARIPIAGLAGSSAGALAAAIYAFGINVHHNELSEWLKDPELERLQKNGALYQVTRLVDFVRRPYLAEGSKIRQGYRTLFGQRRIEESPIPLVIQACDFNTGELVMLRAGPVSEALAASSAVPSIFPPVEWHGRLLVDGDVAEKVPVTAARALQAGPIVAVDVSNRVVPSEPKSALEAALQAGEASRRRLLSMALSQADVVISLAADPPIETFDYTKADLAYQLGRQRAEEALPRIEQLLKKPVPSSKPWWSRFAQPKPQASKSNPVAHQPKSQKQHHP from the coding sequence ATGGAAGGTATTGTGCTGGCACTGGGAGGCGGCGGGGTTCGCGGCAGTGCACACACGGCGGTGCTGGACGTACTGACCGAGGCCAGAATTCCCATCGCCGGTCTGGCGGGTAGTTCTGCAGGTGCGCTGGCAGCCGCTATCTATGCTTTTGGCATCAACGTACATCACAACGAACTGAGCGAGTGGCTCAAGGATCCCGAACTCGAGCGCCTGCAAAAAAACGGCGCCCTGTACCAGGTAACCCGGCTGGTGGATTTTGTACGGCGGCCCTACCTGGCCGAGGGAAGCAAAATTCGCCAGGGCTACCGCACCCTGTTTGGCCAGCGCCGCATTGAAGAGAGTCCGATTCCACTGGTCATCCAGGCCTGCGATTTCAACACTGGCGAGCTGGTCATGCTTCGGGCCGGGCCAGTGTCTGAAGCCCTGGCGGCCAGCAGCGCAGTACCCAGCATTTTTCCTCCTGTAGAGTGGCACGGACGGCTTCTGGTAGATGGCGATGTGGCCGAAAAAGTGCCGGTCACGGCAGCCAGAGCCCTGCAGGCCGGGCCCATCGTAGCGGTGGATGTTTCCAACCGGGTCGTGCCCAGCGAGCCCAAAAGTGCGCTGGAAGCAGCCCTGCAGGCCGGCGAGGCCTCGCGCCGCCGCCTTTTGAGCATGGCGCTGTCTCAGGCCGATGTGGTCATCTCGCTGGCTGCCGACCCTCCTATCGAAACCTTCGACTACACCAAGGCCGACCTGGCTTACCAACTGGGCCGCCAGCGGGCCGAGGAGGCCCTGCCCCGAATTGAGCAACTGCTGAAAAAGCCCGTCCCTAGCAGCAAACCCTGGTGGTCACGCTTTGCTCAACCCAAACCACAAGCGTCCAAAAGTAATCCCGTAGCCCACCAGCCCAAGAGCCAAAAACAGCACCACCCCTAA
- a CDS encoding aspartate-semialdehyde dehydrogenase — protein MRIGIVGATGAVGKELLSVLEKRNFPVSELRLYASARSAGKSLKFRGKEVNIEALPETPLPVDVVLASAGGAISKQYAPIWAKQSVVIDNSSAFRYDPEVPLIVPEINAHAIRGHKNIIANPNCTTAILLMALYPLHKAFGAKRVIVSTYQSSSGAGASGMEELLHGTRQYLAGQAVEHKTFAYPLPFNVIPQIDAFQENGYTKEEMKVLWETQKIMGDTEIKVSCTAVRVPTLRVHSEAVTVEFARPVSPEAAREVLRSAPGVDLVDDPANKRYPLPLTATGKFNVEVGRIRKNLVFDNGLDFFVAGDQLLKGAALNAVQIAELLQKPVAS, from the coding sequence ATGAGAATCGGAATTGTTGGAGCTACCGGAGCCGTTGGCAAAGAGCTACTGAGTGTACTAGAAAAGCGCAACTTTCCCGTTTCTGAGCTGCGATTATATGCTTCGGCCCGCTCGGCAGGCAAAAGCCTCAAGTTTCGCGGGAAGGAAGTGAACATCGAAGCCTTACCAGAGACTCCCTTGCCGGTGGATGTGGTGTTGGCAAGTGCGGGGGGCGCTATCTCCAAGCAGTACGCCCCAATCTGGGCTAAACAGTCGGTCGTAATCGACAACTCCTCAGCCTTCCGCTACGACCCCGAGGTGCCTTTGATTGTGCCGGAGATCAACGCTCACGCGATTCGGGGCCACAAAAACATCATCGCCAACCCCAACTGCACCACCGCCATCCTGCTCATGGCGCTTTATCCCCTTCACAAAGCCTTTGGGGCCAAAAGAGTGATTGTCAGTACCTACCAGAGTTCCTCGGGTGCGGGTGCAAGTGGCATGGAGGAGCTCCTGCACGGCACCCGGCAGTACCTGGCAGGGCAGGCCGTAGAGCACAAAACCTTTGCGTATCCGCTACCGTTTAACGTTATTCCGCAAATTGATGCCTTCCAGGAAAATGGCTACACCAAAGAAGAGATGAAGGTGCTGTGGGAAACCCAAAAGATTATGGGGGACACAGAAATTAAGGTTTCCTGTACGGCGGTACGGGTGCCAACCCTGCGCGTGCATTCCGAGGCCGTGACGGTGGAGTTTGCACGCCCGGTGAGCCCGGAAGCGGCGCGGGAAGTGCTCAGAAGCGCCCCCGGGGTAGACCTGGTGGACGACCCCGCCAATAAACGCTACCCCTTACCGCTAACCGCAACCGGCAAGTTCAACGTGGAGGTGGGGCGTATCCGTAAGAATCTGGTGTTCGATAACGGACTGGACTTTTTCGTAGCGGGGGATCAGCTGCTCAAAGGTGCGGCCCTTAACGCGGTGCAGATCGCTGAACTGCTGCAAAAGCCGGTAGCCAGCTAA
- the glpX gene encoding class II fructose-bisphosphatase, whose translation MDIERLLVLEIARVTEQAALAASRLAGMGKKDEVDGVGTEAMRQVLSELPIRGRVVIGEGEMDEAPMLYIGEVLGRGGPEVDIAVDPVEGTTITAKGLPNAITVIAISEKGGLVGAPDMYMQKLVVGPPAAGKVSLDFPVEANLRIIADSLQRKVEDLVVVILDRPRHEKLIREVREAGARVKLITDGDVVAAVSVAVRGTGVHAMMGSGGAPEGVLAAAALKCMGGEIQGRFLPENEEQLERLKAMGADEKKIYRTNDLAPGKQIVFSATGITHGELLEGVRYFGGGARTHSIVMGYQTKVVRFIDSIHLFESGARVNIRV comes from the coding sequence ATGGACATTGAACGGCTGTTGGTGCTGGAGATTGCTCGAGTCACCGAGCAAGCCGCCCTGGCCGCCAGCCGGCTGGCCGGAATGGGCAAAAAAGATGAGGTGGACGGGGTTGGAACCGAGGCCATGCGCCAGGTGCTCTCGGAACTGCCCATCAGGGGCCGAGTGGTGATAGGCGAGGGGGAGATGGACGAAGCCCCCATGCTCTACATCGGCGAGGTACTCGGGCGCGGCGGCCCCGAGGTGGACATCGCTGTAGACCCGGTCGAGGGTACTACCATCACTGCCAAAGGGCTTCCCAACGCCATCACGGTCATTGCCATCAGCGAAAAGGGTGGGCTGGTGGGCGCACCAGACATGTACATGCAAAAGCTGGTGGTGGGGCCTCCGGCAGCGGGCAAGGTAAGCCTGGATTTTCCGGTAGAGGCCAACCTGCGCATCATCGCCGACTCTTTGCAGCGCAAGGTAGAGGATCTGGTGGTGGTCATCCTGGATCGGCCCCGGCACGAAAAACTGATTCGAGAGGTACGCGAAGCCGGCGCCAGGGTCAAGCTCATTACCGATGGCGACGTGGTGGCCGCGGTCTCGGTAGCGGTGCGGGGCACTGGGGTGCATGCCATGATGGGCAGTGGGGGTGCCCCTGAAGGGGTGCTGGCCGCCGCAGCCCTCAAGTGCATGGGCGGCGAAATTCAGGGGCGCTTCCTGCCGGAAAACGAAGAGCAGCTCGAGCGCCTCAAGGCCATGGGCGCCGACGAAAAGAAAATCTATCGCACCAACGATCTGGCCCCTGGAAAACAGATTGTTTTCTCGGCCACCGGCATTACGCATGGAGAGCTGCTCGAGGGGGTGCGCTATTTCGGCGGCGGGGCCCGTACCCACTCCATCGTGATGGGCTACCAGACCAAGGTGGTGCGTTTTATTGACTCCATACACCTGTTCGAAAGTGGAGCACGGGTCAATATACGGGTATGA
- a CDS encoding TAXI family TRAP transporter solute-binding subunit, with protein MKKTLLLLASLALAGSAFAQTFITIGSGGTTGVYFPVATGIAKLVNDANIGVRANARSTGGSVFNINAIASGELQMGLAQNDIAFYAYNGTGIAAFDGKPVKNIRAVGILYPEVVHVVARAGAGINTIADLRGKRVVIGDVGSGTEQNARQVLEAYGLGLNDLREAIRVNPNNALALMQDGRADAFFFTGGLGASVISQAAQTIRVQLVEVEYDRVKELAKKYPFYRAFNIDGGIYRGVDVTTPSVAVLSMWLAADSVSADVVYNMLKATFDNPEFKAIHPNLQRFFNVNAAARNLPIPLHPGAERFYREKRIIR; from the coding sequence ATGAAAAAGACGTTGTTGCTATTGGCCTCTCTTGCTCTGGCAGGCTCTGCCTTTGCACAAACCTTCATCACCATTGGCTCGGGCGGCACGACCGGGGTCTATTTCCCCGTGGCTACCGGCATTGCCAAGCTGGTCAACGATGCCAACATCGGCGTGCGGGCCAACGCCCGTTCCACCGGTGGCTCGGTCTTTAACATCAACGCCATTGCCTCGGGTGAGCTCCAGATGGGTCTGGCCCAGAACGACATTGCCTTTTACGCCTACAACGGCACCGGAATCGCGGCCTTCGATGGCAAACCCGTCAAGAACATCCGGGCGGTGGGCATTCTCTACCCGGAAGTGGTGCACGTGGTAGCCCGCGCCGGGGCCGGCATCAACACCATTGCCGACCTGCGCGGTAAGCGGGTGGTGATTGGGGATGTGGGTTCGGGCACCGAGCAGAATGCCCGCCAGGTGCTCGAGGCCTATGGCCTCGGCCTGAACGACCTGCGTGAAGCCATCCGTGTGAACCCAAACAACGCGCTAGCCCTCATGCAGGACGGTCGTGCCGATGCCTTCTTCTTCACCGGTGGCCTCGGAGCCTCAGTAATCAGCCAGGCGGCCCAGACCATCCGCGTACAACTGGTGGAAGTGGAGTATGACCGGGTAAAGGAGCTCGCCAAAAAATACCCGTTCTACCGTGCTTTTAACATTGATGGCGGCATCTATCGCGGGGTGGACGTAACCACGCCCTCGGTGGCGGTACTTTCGATGTGGTTGGCCGCCGACAGTGTAAGCGCCGATGTGGTGTACAACATGCTCAAGGCTACCTTCGATAACCCCGAGTTCAAGGCTATTCACCCCAACCTACAACGCTTCTTCAACGTTAACGCTGCGGCTCGTAACCTCCCCATCCCGCTGCATCCTGGCGCTGAGCGCTTCTACCGTGAGAAACGCATTATCCGCTAA
- a CDS encoding RsmD family RNA methyltransferase, which yields MPRLHIEKLIAGGLGLARTPSGTALVRGALPGEVVEAELRERKNHLEGQVIRVLEPHPARYLKPLPPSADLPLEYPAQLPIKQGFVQESLERIAKLSFEVSPIQLSPTYGAEEGLYYRTTAQYALHPLGGLAYRQPRSSHLTRVSHDPLIAEPLQPAFELLSGWPLPSLEEVVLRGSIYEHKVQVGFIGGQARFFKKTAQALVQEGMAGVVWAEESPRGRFRGRIQHLAGATDLLEDFGGILSTVNVQSFAQVNPKAAGLLFREATRLVAPGRKAVELYAGSGVLSLHLAPLFEQVVAIEINRSAVKRGEADRDRLGAHNLVFKQDDARVLAKHLPADLVMVDPPRAGLSPEVLAGLLEGRPKEILYIACDPATWARDVGRLVQAGYRLHFVRPYDFYPFTHHVEVLSLLSR from the coding sequence GTGCCCAGGTTACACATCGAAAAGCTGATCGCCGGAGGGCTGGGGCTGGCCCGAACCCCATCGGGCACCGCCCTGGTGCGCGGCGCCCTGCCCGGAGAGGTGGTCGAAGCGGAGCTACGTGAACGCAAAAACCACCTCGAGGGCCAGGTTATCCGGGTACTCGAACCCCACCCGGCGCGTTACCTTAAGCCGTTACCCCCCTCGGCAGACCTGCCCCTGGAATACCCGGCTCAGCTGCCCATCAAGCAGGGGTTTGTGCAGGAATCCCTTGAACGCATCGCCAAACTGAGCTTTGAGGTCTCCCCCATCCAGCTCTCCCCCACCTACGGAGCCGAAGAGGGCCTTTACTATCGCACTACCGCCCAGTACGCCCTGCACCCCCTGGGCGGCCTGGCCTACCGCCAGCCCCGCTCGAGCCACCTGACTCGGGTCTCCCACGACCCGCTCATTGCCGAACCCCTCCAGCCTGCCTTCGAGCTTCTGTCAGGCTGGCCGCTCCCAAGCCTCGAGGAGGTCGTGCTACGCGGCTCCATCTACGAACACAAGGTTCAGGTCGGCTTCATTGGCGGGCAGGCCCGGTTTTTCAAGAAAACCGCCCAGGCGCTGGTACAGGAGGGCATGGCGGGGGTGGTTTGGGCAGAAGAGAGCCCCAGGGGCCGTTTCCGGGGCCGCATCCAACACCTGGCGGGGGCCACCGACCTTCTGGAGGACTTTGGAGGCATCCTTTCAACAGTGAATGTACAAAGTTTCGCCCAGGTCAATCCAAAGGCGGCTGGGCTGCTGTTCCGGGAGGCCACCCGGCTGGTTGCTCCGGGTCGCAAGGCGGTAGAGCTGTACGCGGGCAGTGGGGTGCTGAGCCTGCACCTCGCACCCCTTTTTGAGCAAGTGGTGGCCATTGAAATCAACCGCAGCGCAGTGAAGCGCGGCGAGGCCGACCGGGATCGGCTGGGGGCACACAACCTGGTTTTCAAACAAGACGATGCGCGCGTACTCGCAAAGCACCTGCCCGCCGATCTGGTCATGGTTGACCCGCCCCGGGCCGGCCTTTCCCCCGAAGTACTGGCGGGTTTGCTGGAAGGACGGCCCAAAGAGATTCTCTACATCGCCTGCGACCCCGCCACCTGGGCCAGGGATGTTGGCCGGCTGGTACAGGCTGGCTACCGGCTCCACTTCGTCCGGCCTTATGACTTTTATCCGTTTACGCATCATGTGGAAGTCCTGAGCCTGTTGTCGCGGTAG